GCGGATATCCCGCTGTTAAAGTACACAAGCTTTCTTTGCAGCCTTGTAAATCCAGTTCGCGTTTACTTTGTGCATATTCACCGCAGTCTGGACATACCCGAGGAGATAAGAAAAAAAATTCCTCAGCTAAGGCAACCCCTTGATGAGCACCTGGAAGAACAAATGAAAGAAACTGTTGAAAACATTTTCGGTGACAATATATCCTTTAAGACTGAATTTATAGTGCATGAAGGCTCTCCGCTGAAAGAAATACTCCGATGGGCACACATCAAGAATATTGACCTGCTGCTTGCCGGCAGAAAAAAAACCTCTCAGGGGAGTGGCATTTTGCCTCAGGAACTCTCAAGAAAAATTTCATGCCCGGTGCTTTTGGTGCCTGTAATGGCACGGCCGGTGATGAAGAAGATCTTTCTGCCTCTGGATTTCTCTTCTTACTCTGACATTGCATTTCAATACGCCCTAAAGCTTGCCGAAGCAAGCCATGCGGAAATATGCTGTTATCATGTAACAAGTCTGCCATCCGGATATTACACTACAGGAAAAAGCGAAGAAGAGTTTTTCTCAATTCTCAAGGAGCATGCCTTGAGCAAATATCAAAAACTGCTGAGGAAATTCCGTGCTGACCAAAAGACCATCAGCATACTCATTGAACCGGGGAAAAAATCCATAGCCTATATGGTAAATACCCGGGCGCATGCCGAAAAAGCTGACCTTATTCTGATAGGCGCCCGCGGACATACAAATGCCTCAGCCTTACTGCTGGGAAGCCTTACCGAAAAAGTGATCAGGGATGATTATGATATTCCCGTGCTCGTAGTTAAGCAGAAAAACAAGAAACTCAGTTTCTGGGAAATGATAAAAGAAATCTGACAAAAGTCATCTGCCAACAACCGTCAATTTGTTAACTTTCTTGCCGCTACAGGTCAAATTTAAATCCTGCAACGTATGAAACATTTTCTGGTGCCGGTTGATTTTTCGGACTATGCTATAAATGCAGCCCGCTATGCCGTAAGGATAGCCTCCTGCTTCAGCGCAAAAATTACACTTTTCCATACTTATCATATCCCAATTATTGACCCCCTTATGCCATCGGATTATATCAGCGAACTGGCCGAAAGCGCTGAAAAAGATGTTGCCTCCCACATGCAACAACTTGTTGAAAAACTGAATCAATTCGCATCGCAATACCAAGTGAATCCCGTAGAAATCCATTCTTCCGTTACCATGGGCTTTGCAGTTGACGAAATTCTGCTAGCCATTGAAAAGCTCACGCCTGACATGGTGATTATGGGTAGACGGTACACCGAGGGTATGACCAAAATATTGCTGGGAAGCATCACTTCTTCCATTATTGAAAAATCTTCCGTACCTGTACTGGTAGTTCCGGAAAATACCTCGCCCGAAGACGCCTTCAAGGATATTCTCTATGCTACCGAATTTGATGAGGCAGATTCCAGAGCCATTACACGCCTGCTGACATTTACCGAAGCTTTACATGTAAAAGTACACTGTATACACATTGTAACAGGAGAAGACCCCTTTGTTCAGGACAAGTTAAAAGCTCTGGAAAAGCAATTTGACTCTTACCAAAGCAAAGGGCTGATTGAATTTCGTAACATCAGCTCTGAAACAGTACTCAGTGGCCTGCTGGATTATGCCGCCAGAAATAACATTGGTATGGTGGCTATGCTGACGCACAAAAGGAGCTTTTTTCAGAAACTGTTTGATCGCAGCCTCACCAAAGAGGCTGCGTTTAAATCTAATCTACCCTTGCTCGCTTTTCATGATGAAGCCTGAAAAAAACCATAGACCGCGGTTACTTACCATTAAACCCAACTGCCTGTGAAGATTGAACAACCTGCATGTGAACAGTGCAAAAGCCGTAAGAACTCCCTTTTTCATTTCTGTCATCTGCAAGAAATACGCGACATTGACCAAGCCAAGACATTTACACTGTACAAAAAAGGACAGTTTATTTTTCACGAAGGTGCTAATCCGGTTGGGTTATATTGCATCAATTCAGGCAGGGTTAAAATATTCAGACATGCCCCGGACGGAAAAGAACAAATCACCCGACTTGCCAGGGCGGGAGATTTTGTGGGCTACTGCTCCCTTTTATCTAATCACCCTTACCCGGTTTCTGCTGCTGCGCTGGAAGAGGCCATGATATGCTTGGTGCCCAAAACAAAGATTATTGAGCTAATCAGAAACAATTTCAGCTTTTCAGACGGTCTGCTCAAATTGCTCTCACGAACTGTGGAATATTCTTTTGAAAAAATGACAGACCTGGCTTACAAGCCGGTTCGTGGCAGGCTTGCCGAAGCTCTTCTTTTTCTGCATAACTTTTATCGTGATGAGCAAAACCCCTCCGGCCTGATTGCTCTAACGCGCGAAGACCTTGCTGCCTTTACCGGAACCGTAAAAGAAACCGCCATTCGTATGCTGAATGAATTCAAACAGGAAAACCTTATTGAAATTCACCGAAACGGAATTTCGGTAAAAAACATGAGCGGCCTTATTCGCATTTCTAACCTCTATGACTGAAACGATTGCCTTTGCACAAATAAGTAAGGCTGAACCGACATGCGTCCAGCCTTATTTACCTCCTGGTATAACGTGGTTAGTCGGGAAATTACTTCTTCACACTTTTGGCGATAAACCTTGCAAGGTCTTTTGCTCCTTTTCCATAGCACTCAGATATGCGGGTGCCTGTATCAAAATCAAAGCCTCCAAATTGTGAACCAGGTACATTCAGCATAATTATTTCAGCAAGAGGGTTACCTCTGTCATTAGCTTTGAAAAATTCTACTTTAAAGTTGGCATAAGCCGGTTTTTTGGATACTCCAACGTTGTAACCTGGGTCAATGTAAGTAGTTTTTACTACCATCACATACTCTGCAGAGCCTCCCTTTTCAGCTTTCAATCCATCAGAATTTTCATTGAACAATTCCAAAAACTTAGGCTCAAAGCGGGAAGGACGGTCGTTATACCAGCTTTCCTTCCATTTATCGCCTCGCCCAGGCTCCTTTTTGTTATACTCTTCTGTTTTTTTCTTGATATAATCTTCCTCGGCCTTAAATTTTCCCACTGCTACATTGGAGTAATCAAACTCCACAGAAATGTTTTTTTGACCTTTTAAAAAGGCTAAGTTACCCTTGGTTAATTTAGGTCCGGCATAAACACTGCCGACCCCCATTATTATAAAGACGCTAAATAGAAAATAACCTATTGTTTTCATAACTCTGATTTTTAAAGAAAATTTTTTAATAAATGACGAGGGCGAAAATACTCTTTTCCCTCTTTACTTATAATACGTTTTCTAAAAAGAAATTATGCACATACTAACTTTTCAGTATTGCACGCAAATCTTCATAGGAGTTGCGCATCCGCAGCGACTGCTTTTCTTTTTTTAGGCAGCTTCTTAACCTTTCCGGAATAGCTACGGTTATTCCTACAGTGGCCTGTACAATGTCGGCAAATTTTGCCGGATGGGCTGTTTCCAGAAATATACCCTGAGCCGGGTGCCTTTGCAGATATCTTGCCAGAGCCGCATATCCCACTGCACCGTGAGTGTCCAGCAGATAATTCCAGTTTCGGTATACAGTGCGCATCATATCTCGGGTATCATCGTCACTGATGCTATATCCCGCAATATCGGCATGCATAGCTTCCCGGTTATGATGATAAAGGTCAAGCATACGGGCGAAATTGCTGGGATTGCCCACATCCATCGCGTTGGAAATTGTAGCCAACGAGGGTTGAGGGGTAAAAACCCCGGTAACCAGGTACCGCGGCACAATGTCATTGACATTGGTTGCCGCGATAAAGCGGTTTACCGGCAAACCCATCTTTTTTGCCATTAGCCCGGCCGTCAGGTTACCAAAGTTGCCACTGGGAACTGCTACAACTACAGGCGTTTTTTTCTCCGGCAACTGAGCCCATGCGAGAAAATAATAAAACATCTGCGGAAGCAGCCTTGCTATGTTAATGGAGTTAGCCGAAGTGAGCGTTACGGAGGCCGCAAGTTCTTTATCCAGGAAGGCCTTTTTCACCAGGGACTGGCAGTCGTCAAAAGTGCCTTCTACTTCTATTGCTGTAATATTTTGCCCCAGGGTAGTAAGCTGTTTTTCCTGTATCTCGCTCACTTTGCCGGATGGATAAAGTATGACAACACGAATGCCTTTTACTCCCAGAAAACCATTTGCCACGGCACTGCCCGTATCTCCGGAGGTGGCTACCAACACAGTTACCTCCCTGTCAGCATCTTCCAGCAGATAAGCCAGCACCCTTGCCATAAAGCGCGCACCTACATCCTTAAATGCCAGTGTTGGCCCATGAAACAGTTCAAGAGCATATAGAGCATCGTGTACCGGTACTAAGGGTATCGGGAAATTCACCGAATCCTTTACAATCTGCCGTAAACGCGTATCCGGAATATCCTCACGCAAAAAAACGCGGGCAACCTGAAACATGATTTCTTCCGGTTCCTGCCGGCACAACCCCTCAACATAATCAGGTTTCCATGCCGGAATACCCAGTGGCATGAAAAGACCATTGTCGTCTGCGAGGCCTTTTAACACGGCTTCCCGAAAGGGAACCCGTATTGCTTTATTGTTGGTGCTGTAAAAAAGCATGATAATTCTATCCCGTTATGCGTACTCCTTGATTACTTACTGGTGAAACAACCGTATCACAGTCTATGCCTTGGTTGAAAAAGGCATGCTCCATTGCCTGAGCAACGCGTTGTGCATTCCGCTCAGTGCTTGCCAGGGCAAAGATGGAAGGCCCCGAACCTGAAATACTGCTCCCCAGAGCCCCTGCTGTTAATGCAGCCCTCTTCACAGCATCAAAGCCGGGAATAAGCATTGCCCGCACAGGTTCTACAATCACGTCCTGAAGAGAGCGACTTATTAAATCCAAATCTTTTTTAAATAGACCGGTAATTAAACCGGCAACATTGCCCCATTGCTTTACTGCATCCCGCAGTGGCACCTTATCCTGCAAAATTTTACGGGCATCTTCGGTTTTTACTTCAATATGGGGGTGAACCACTGCGCACCATAGTTCTAACTCAAAGTTCAGCTTAATAATGTCAAGTGGGTTATAGCTTCTTATCAGTACAAATCCTCCCAGGAGTGCGGGCCCTACATTATCAGCATGCGGTACTCCGCTGGCCAGGCGTTCGCCTTGGGCAGCAAAACCCACCAGTTCAGTCAGTGAAAAAGGACGACTCATCAGCTCGTTGGCCCCAAACACTGTGGCCGCAGCACTCGCTGCACTGGAGCCCATACCGCTACCGGGCATAATTTTTTTTAATACCTGAATTTCAAAGCCCTGATTGCTGTTTAAATGTTTCAGCATTGCCTGTAAAACCACCCCACACACATTAGCTGCTGGATCTGAAGGAAGCAGGTAGGGAGACCTGTTGATTATGGTGATACCCGGCTTGCCGGTCATTTTGATTAAAATTTCATCTCCCGGATTTTTCAGGGCAAGCCCAAGTATATCAAACCCGGGGCCTACATTGGCTATGGTGGCCGGGGCGAAAACCTTAATCTGCCTGGTCATCATTATTATAAATTGGCTACCCGTATGATATCGGCAAACACACCGGCAGCAGTGACTTCAGCTCCGGCACCTGCCCCCCTGATTACCAGAGGCTGTTCAGCGTATCGCTCCGTGTAGTACAATACGATGTTGTCTTTACCTTCAATCCAGTAAAAGGGATGGCTCGCATCATAAGCATGCAAGCCGGTAGTGGCTTTCCCTTTTTCGAAGGTTGCCACATACCGAAGTTTTTGATTGGCTTGTTGCAGCTTTACCCGTTGTTCTTCAAAAGCTTTATCCAGTTGTTCCAGTTCTTTGAGAAATGCAGAAACGGATTTTGCCTGCATGCACCTGCGCGGAAGAAAGCCTTTTGATTGCACTTCACTAAGCTCCAATTTCGCTCCAACTTCTCGGGCAAGGATTAATATCTTTCTGGCTACATCTTTACCGCTTAAATCTATTCTTGGATCAGGCTCCGACAGCCCTTTTTCCATGGCTTGCCTTACAGCTTGACTGAAGGGAATCTCCGAACTGTAGGTATTAAAAATGTAATTAAGTGTACCAGAAAGGATGGCCTCAATCTTCAATACGCGGTCACCGCTTTTCAGCAGGTCTTGTAGGGTGCTGATAACAGGCAATCCCGCACCCACATTGGTTTCATATAAAAACTTTACCCCCTTTTTATGAGCAAGCTCCTTAAGCTGGCTATAAGTAGTAAACTTACCTGAACAGGCAATTTTATTGGGTGTAACGATAGATATACTTGCACCTAGCACCTTGCTGTAAAATGCAGCTACCTTCTCGTCAGCTGTGCAGTCTACAAATACACTGTTTGGCAGATTCAACGCAATCATTTTCTCCATAAATCTCTTTAAGTCGGCTTTAGCTCCATGGTGTTGCAACATATCACTCCAACTATTCAGCGGAACACCATTCTCCAGCAGCAGCATTTTCCGGCTGTTGGCTAAACCGATGAGCTTAATGTGGATAGCATGTTCTCTGGTCAGTTGAGCCGCCTGTGTATGTAGCTGTGATAAAAGTGCACCCCCTATTGTTCCGGTTCCTATGAGGAAGATATGCAGATCGCGTGTTTCGGAAAGAAAAAACGCATCATGAATGGCCCCCAGAGCTTTTCTGAGTTCGAGGTTTTCAATCACTATAGAAATATTCAACTCAGAAGAGCCCTGGGCAATAGCTGCTACATTGATGCCGTTACGGCCCAGGGTGCTGAAGAGCTTACCAGCTATGCCGCGTGTTTGTTTCATGTTTTCTCCAACCACCGCAACGATAGACTTATTGTTTTCCAGCTCCACTTCTTCAATATGTTTGTGACGGATTTCATAAGCAAACTCCCTCTCCACAGCAGTACGGGCTTTTTCGGCATCGGACGGGGCAATGGCGAAAGTAATGGAATGCTCGGAGGAAGCCTGGGAGATGAGAATAACATTAATACCCTGGTTGGCCAGAGCGGTAAACAATCGTTTGGATATGCCCGTTACGCCTATCATGCCGCTGCCATGCAGCGTACATAATGCAATTTGATCAATAGAGGAAATGCCCTTTATCAGCGTGCCGGTGTCTGCAGATTTGCGCGTTATCAGTGTGCCCTCAGCCTCCGGATTGAAGGTGTTTTTTATCCGAACAGGTATGTTTTTGCTGAATACAGGCTGTATAGTGGGCGGATAAATCACCTTGGCTCCGAAATGTGACATCTCCATAGCTTCGGCATAGGAAAGTCTTTTTATTGGGAAGGCCTTGGCTACTTTCCTTGGATCAATGGTCATCACGCCATCTACATCAGTCCAGATTTGCAACTCTGAAGCCCCCAGGGCAGCAGCAAGGAGAGAAGCCGTGTAATCCGATCCGCCCCTGCCCAGAGTAGTAATTTCATCCTGGCTGGTGCTGCCGATAAATCCCGGATACAGAACGATTCCTTCCGCATTCCGGTAATGTTCACGAATTAACCTGTAGGTTACATCCAGCACTTCTGCCCCCCCAAACTTGTTATCGGTTTTAATAACAGATGTAGCATCAGCCAGCATAACGGGCAGCCTAGCATTCCTGAAAGCCTCGGCAACAATAAATGCCGAAATGCGTTCACCAAAGCTCATCACAAAATCCAGCGTTTTCAGCGATAGTTCTTTAACCAGAAAAACTCCATGCAAAATATCTCCCAGCTCGTTAAAAAATAGCTTTACCCGGGCTATTACTGAACTCTGCCCCTTTATATCAATGAGTTCCCGCACCGTGTCCAGGTGCCGTTTCTCCAGTGCCGCTAAGATTTCCTTATACTTTTCATCTCTCCTGGCAGCCAGACGGCCTGCTTCAATCAGCTGATCTGTTACTCCGCCAAAAGCCGATACCACTACCACAATACGATCATCCAGGGCGGCCTTCCGGACAATATCCATAACGCTGCGGATACTTTTCGGTGAGCCTACAGAAGTACCTCCGAACTTTAAGACTTTCATAAATGATTTTATAAATAGCCGCCTAAAATTAGCTGTTTACTTCACTTACCCCGTGCGGGTTACAAGATCTCGTATGTGGATAATCCCGAAGCCAACAATAGTTTCAGTTCTTCCTGATTTAAGGAATATACGTTTCCCTAAAAGGGTATGAATGACGAAATTTGCATGAGGCTTAATGTGATTTTTTTTTGCGTTTACCATTTCTTGTTTATCAAAAAATGAAAATAGCTGATGTTTCCAAAACATCAACTGGTAAAGGTCAGTGACTTTCTATGGGAAATTCCTTTAGGTACACGCCCGGATATGCGTGTGCCAGCCCATATATATGCACTGGAAGAAATGATTGATAGTCTTACTGCTGACCGGTCGCTGCAACAACTCCTGAACATAACTACCTTGCCAGGCATCAGAAAAGCCGCTCTGGTGATGCCTGATGCTCATGAAGGGTATGGTTTTCCTATTGGTGGCATTGCCGCCACATCCTACCCTCAGGGAGTGATCTCCCCCGGTGGTATCGGATATGACATTAATTGTGGTGTAAGACTGCTTGTATCAGATTTGTTTTATGAAGATGCAAAAGATCATCTTGAGGACCTATCTAAAGAGCTGTATCGGTGTGTTCCCTCGGGCGTTGGACGCGGTGGTAATATAAAGCTAAGTGCAGAGGAGTTAGATAAGGTTCTCAAACAGGGTGCATCCTGGGCTGTATCCAGAGGCATGGGCTCACCGGAAGATCTGCAGTTTACAGAATCAGGCGGCTGTCTTCAGGAAGCTGATCCGGCTTGTGTTTCCGCCAATGCCAAAAAACGCGGACATGACCAACTGGGCACCATCGGGGCCGGAAATCATTTTGTTGAAGTGGAGCGCGTGGATAAAATCTTTGATGAAGATATCGCTGCGGCTTTTGGTCTTAAAAAAAATCAGCTTACTGTATTGATTCATACCGGTTCGCGGGGGCTTGGACACCAGGTGGCTACTGACTATTTGCGTATAATGGCCACTTCCATGCCTGGTTACCACATAAAATTGCCGGATCGGGAACTTGCCTGTGTGCCTTTCAATTCGCCTGAAGGGCAAAACTATTTCCACGCCATGTGCGCAGCAGCAAATTTTGCATGGTGCAATCGTCAGGTGATCAGTGATGAAATAAGAACTGCTTGGAGGAGCATTTTGGGAAAGTCAGCACGATTGCGCATCCTGTATGATGTGGCACACAATATAGCCAAGGTGGAGGAGCACCCGGTGAACGGACACAAGGAAAAACTCATTGTTCACCGCAAAGGAGCTACCAGGGCATTCGGACCTTATCATCCGGAATTACCAGAGCCCTATCAGTCGGTAGGGCAGCCTGTGCTTATTCCCGGCAGCATGGGCACAGCCTCTTATGTGTTGGCGGGTACTGCAGCAAGTATGCAGTTATCATTTGGCTCTACCTGCCATGGAGCGGGCAGGCGGCTATCCCGCACTACGGCCAGAAAAACGGTTCATCCGGGAGAGCTTATTCAACAATTAAAAGAAAAAGGTATCCATCTGCAGGCAGGTTCAAAAAAAGGAGTAGCCGAAGAAGCACCGGCAGCCTATAAAGATGTGGACCTGGTTGTTGAAACCGTTCATCGGGCAGGTATAGCCCAAAAAGTAGCCCGACTTATACCTGTGGCTGTCATCAAGGGATAATGGCTGCATCTGCCTGTATATTGCAATCCGAAGCTGTCACCTGGCCACATAAACAGACCTCAATATTTCACTAAGCGGAATACTTTTTCAGAAAAGGTATTGCTAAGTTTCAGCGAGTAGGTGCCGGATGGTAGGTGCGAAAGCGACTTCAGAGCAATTTGATTTTCTCCGGGCTGCAGGTGCATTTGCTCCTCTGCAATAATCCGGCCCAATACGTCATACAGCGTCAGAACAAACTTATCTTCCTGCAACACCTGTAATTTGAGCGAAATTTCAGAGCTGAAAGGGTTCGGGTAAATATGTAATCCCTCAGATGGTAAATCTGAAATACCCGAGCACAGCTCTACGGCAAAGGTTTCCATCACACTGTTGCTGCAGTTATTGGAGTCAGTATACAGATACCAGATACTGTGCTGTCCGTAGCCAGCTAAAGCGGGGTAGAAAACATTATCCCGGATACCGGGACCACTAAATTTACCGCCCGGAGGATGAGCCGTTATTTCTAATGGCGTGTCGTGCAGGCAAAATCCATAATCTACTTTTTCCATGCTAATCTCCGGCAGGGGATTCACTCGTACCCATTGCGTATCGGCAGAAACACAGCCCTGTCCGTCATTCAGGGAATATACAATCGGGAAAGGACCTCCTGCCCCCGCAACACCGGCATCAAAAATGTTAATTACCACTCCCCTGCCAGAAAACTTTCCACCTGCAGGCACGGCTGAAAGTACTACAGGTTGTGCGTCTTCGCAATACATACTATCCAAACCGATAATAGAAACACTATTTACACCAAAGACTTGTGTCTGAGAAGTAGCAGTTGCCTCACAATTAAAGGAATCCCTGTAAGTGTAGTTTAACTGGTGAACCCCTGTTCCGGCTTGAGCGGGGCTGAAAATGTTTCCATCAATGCCTGGTCCGCTAAAAAAACCTCCGGCCGGTATGCCGGTAAGGAATACGGCATCTTGCTGCACACAATACGAAGCCGACAGACCTGAGATAGATACTGAAGGTAAAGCGCTTACGGTCAGATTAATGGACGTAGCCGCTCCACAGCCCCAAGCATTTTCATAATAATAATTTACCGGATAAATGCCCGCATGATTCGGATAAAACAATGAGTCAGTTACACCTGAGCCGCTGAATACTCCTCCGGGCGGATTGGCCTGAAGCACAACCGGGAGGCTGCCGGAACAAAAAATGCTATCAGACATGCCAAATGCCACAACGGGATTAGCTATAACAACCGTAGTTTTCCATGCCGTGTCAGAGCAGCCCTGATTATTGGTGTAGCTGTAGCTGATGAAGTGTGTATCAGCCCCCACCAGCTGAGGCTCAAAATAATTGCCGTTTATTCCCGGGCCATTGAAAACACCTCCGGCAGGCATCCCCCATAAGGAGTCAGCACTGTCATCTGCGCAGTATAAACTATCAAGCCCGCTGAATGAAACCTGTGGCACGGGCAGCACTGCCACAGGATAACTGCGTGAAGCAGAGCATCCCTGCGCATTGGTATAGGTAACCTGAACGCTATAGTTACCGGGCGGCAAAGACGAGGGACTGAATATGTTTCCTGCAATGGCAGGACCTGCAAGGGTTGCCCCTGCAGGCAACGCCTGTAAAACCACGTCTGCATTATTACCGCAATATGCAGTATGCAATCCGTTTATGCTCACTATGGGAACCGGATTAACAATAACAATCACCGTATCACGGGCTAAACAGCCATGTTGATTATACCCTGTCACCAGATACGATGTGCTAACCTGAGGACTCACGACTATGGATGAGGATGTGGCTCCCGTGCTCCACAAATA
The Chitinophagales bacterium genome window above contains:
- the rtcB gene encoding RNA-splicing ligase RtcB, translated to MFPKHQLVKVSDFLWEIPLGTRPDMRVPAHIYALEEMIDSLTADRSLQQLLNITTLPGIRKAALVMPDAHEGYGFPIGGIAATSYPQGVISPGGIGYDINCGVRLLVSDLFYEDAKDHLEDLSKELYRCVPSGVGRGGNIKLSAEELDKVLKQGASWAVSRGMGSPEDLQFTESGGCLQEADPACVSANAKKRGHDQLGTIGAGNHFVEVERVDKIFDEDIAAAFGLKKNQLTVLIHTGSRGLGHQVATDYLRIMATSMPGYHIKLPDRELACVPFNSPEGQNYFHAMCAAANFAWCNRQVISDEIRTAWRSILGKSARLRILYDVAHNIAKVEEHPVNGHKEKLIVHRKGATRAFGPYHPELPEPYQSVGQPVLIPGSMGTASYVLAGTAASMQLSFGSTCHGAGRRLSRTTARKTVHPGELIQQLKEKGIHLQAGSKKGVAEEAPAAYKDVDLVVETVHRAGIAQKVARLIPVAVIKG
- the thrA gene encoding bifunctional aspartate kinase/homoserine dehydrogenase I; this encodes MKVLKFGGTSVGSPKSIRSVMDIVRKAALDDRIVVVVSAFGGVTDQLIEAGRLAARRDEKYKEILAALEKRHLDTVRELIDIKGQSSVIARVKLFFNELGDILHGVFLVKELSLKTLDFVMSFGERISAFIVAEAFRNARLPVMLADATSVIKTDNKFGGAEVLDVTYRLIREHYRNAEGIVLYPGFIGSTSQDEITTLGRGGSDYTASLLAAALGASELQIWTDVDGVMTIDPRKVAKAFPIKRLSYAEAMEMSHFGAKVIYPPTIQPVFSKNIPVRIKNTFNPEAEGTLITRKSADTGTLIKGISSIDQIALCTLHGSGMIGVTGISKRLFTALANQGINVILISQASSEHSITFAIAPSDAEKARTAVEREFAYEIRHKHIEEVELENNKSIVAVVGENMKQTRGIAGKLFSTLGRNGINVAAIAQGSSELNISIVIENLELRKALGAIHDAFFLSETRDLHIFLIGTGTIGGALLSQLHTQAAQLTREHAIHIKLIGLANSRKMLLLENGVPLNSWSDMLQHHGAKADLKRFMEKMIALNLPNSVFVDCTADEKVAAFYSKVLGASISIVTPNKIACSGKFTTYSQLKELAHKKGVKFLYETNVGAGLPVISTLQDLLKSGDRVLKIEAILSGTLNYIFNTYSSEIPFSQAVRQAMEKGLSEPDPRIDLSGKDVARKILILAREVGAKLELSEVQSKGFLPRRCMQAKSVSAFLKELEQLDKAFEEQRVKLQQANQKLRYVATFEKGKATTGLHAYDASHPFYWIEGKDNIVLYYTERYAEQPLVIRGAGAGAEVTAAGVFADIIRVANL
- a CDS encoding universal stress protein; this encodes MKHFLVPVDFSDYAINAARYAVRIASCFSAKITLFHTYHIPIIDPLMPSDYISELAESAEKDVASHMQQLVEKLNQFASQYQVNPVEIHSSVTMGFAVDEILLAIEKLTPDMVIMGRRYTEGMTKILLGSITSSIIEKSSVPVLVVPENTSPEDAFKDILYATEFDEADSRAITRLLTFTEALHVKVHCIHIVTGEDPFVQDKLKALEKQFDSYQSKGLIEFRNISSETVLSGLLDYAARNNIGMVAMLTHKRSFFQKLFDRSLTKEAAFKSNLPLLAFHDEA
- a CDS encoding threonine synthase, with translation MLFYSTNNKAIRVPFREAVLKGLADDNGLFMPLGIPAWKPDYVEGLCRQEPEEIMFQVARVFLREDIPDTRLRQIVKDSVNFPIPLVPVHDALYALELFHGPTLAFKDVGARFMARVLAYLLEDADREVTVLVATSGDTGSAVANGFLGVKGIRVVILYPSGKVSEIQEKQLTTLGQNITAIEVEGTFDDCQSLVKKAFLDKELAASVTLTSANSINIARLLPQMFYYFLAWAQLPEKKTPVVVAVPSGNFGNLTAGLMAKKMGLPVNRFIAATNVNDIVPRYLVTGVFTPQPSLATISNAMDVGNPSNFARMLDLYHHNREAMHADIAGYSISDDDTRDMMRTVYRNWNYLLDTHGAVGYAALARYLQRHPAQGIFLETAHPAKFADIVQATVGITVAIPERLRSCLKKEKQSLRMRNSYEDLRAILKS
- the thrB gene encoding homoserine kinase is translated as MMTRQIKVFAPATIANVGPGFDILGLALKNPGDEILIKMTGKPGITIINRSPYLLPSDPAANVCGVVLQAMLKHLNSNQGFEIQVLKKIMPGSGMGSSAASAAATVFGANELMSRPFSLTELVGFAAQGERLASGVPHADNVGPALLGGFVLIRSYNPLDIIKLNFELELWCAVVHPHIEVKTEDARKILQDKVPLRDAVKQWGNVAGLITGLFKKDLDLISRSLQDVIVEPVRAMLIPGFDAVKRAALTAGALGSSISGSGPSIFALASTERNAQRVAQAMEHAFFNQGIDCDTVVSPVSNQGVRITG
- a CDS encoding Crp/Fnr family transcriptional regulator encodes the protein MKIEQPACEQCKSRKNSLFHFCHLQEIRDIDQAKTFTLYKKGQFIFHEGANPVGLYCINSGRVKIFRHAPDGKEQITRLARAGDFVGYCSLLSNHPYPVSAAALEEAMICLVPKTKIIELIRNNFSFSDGLLKLLSRTVEYSFEKMTDLAYKPVRGRLAEALLFLHNFYRDEQNPSGLIALTREDLAAFTGTVKETAIRMLNEFKQENLIEIHRNGISVKNMSGLIRISNLYD